One window of the Anaeromyxobacter dehalogenans 2CP-C genome contains the following:
- the yedE gene encoding YedE family putative selenium transporter: protein MQAQSPSSALWKLLLAGLFFGVVASLLVYAGNPGNMGVCVACFLRDITGAFGGSAAGMGALAYLRPELPALVLGAAGAAVASGQFRPRGGVAVLPRFVLGFVFMVAALVFLGCTVRVWLRVGGGDLNAVVGAVGLVAGIAVGAAVLRSGYALPASREVSLPAALAVPGIAIVLLAIALLTGGAPAFLTVAPAVKRAPIAISLVAGLALGVVAQRSRLCTTGGIRDVILWRRPEKLLGIAGLVAGALAANAVLGQLRFGFEGQPIAHTDALTNFASTAVAGLAAVLMGGCPLRQLVMAGEGDAGAGGALAGMVAGALFAHGARLASSPKGPASGALPLLAVLAAVTLALAWYLRRQQATSAAAAPDA, encoded by the coding sequence ATGCAAGCGCAGTCCCCCTCTTCCGCCCTGTGGAAGCTCCTCCTCGCCGGCCTCTTCTTCGGGGTCGTCGCATCGCTGCTCGTGTACGCCGGGAACCCCGGGAACATGGGCGTCTGCGTCGCCTGCTTCCTGCGCGACATCACCGGCGCGTTCGGCGGGTCCGCCGCCGGGATGGGCGCCCTCGCCTACCTCCGGCCCGAGCTCCCCGCGCTCGTGCTCGGCGCGGCCGGCGCCGCCGTCGCGTCCGGACAGTTCCGTCCGCGCGGCGGCGTCGCCGTCCTGCCGCGCTTCGTGCTCGGCTTCGTGTTCATGGTGGCCGCGCTGGTGTTCCTCGGCTGCACCGTGCGCGTGTGGCTGCGCGTCGGCGGCGGCGACCTGAACGCGGTCGTCGGCGCCGTCGGGCTCGTCGCCGGGATCGCGGTCGGGGCCGCGGTGCTCCGCAGCGGGTACGCGCTCCCGGCGTCGCGCGAGGTGTCCCTCCCTGCGGCGCTCGCCGTCCCGGGGATCGCCATCGTCCTCCTCGCGATCGCGCTCCTCACCGGGGGAGCGCCCGCCTTCCTCACCGTGGCCCCCGCGGTGAAGCGGGCGCCGATCGCGATCTCGCTCGTCGCCGGCCTCGCGCTCGGCGTCGTCGCCCAGCGGAGCCGCCTGTGCACGACCGGCGGCATCCGCGACGTCATCCTCTGGCGCCGCCCCGAGAAGCTGCTCGGCATCGCGGGGCTGGTCGCGGGCGCGCTCGCGGCGAACGCCGTGCTCGGCCAGCTCCGGTTCGGCTTCGAGGGCCAGCCGATCGCGCACACCGACGCGCTCACGAATTTCGCGTCCACCGCCGTGGCGGGGCTCGCGGCCGTGCTCATGGGCGGCTGCCCGCTGCGCCAGCTCGTCATGGCCGGCGAGGGAGACGCCGGCGCCGGCGGCGCGCTCGCGGGGATGGTCGCGGGCGCCCTGTTCGCGCACGGCGCACGCCTCGCCTCCTCGCCGAAGGGCCCCGCGTCCGGCGCGCTGCCCCTGCTCGCCGTGCTCGCGGCCGTCACGCTCGCGCTCGCCTGGTACCTGCGGAGGCAACAGGCCACGAGCGCCGCCGCCGCGCCCGACGCGTGA
- a CDS encoding DUF4145 domain-containing protein: MLRPLLDSVVAAFPLNVKEMLALIDELSIKAGSDLEAVLDAPEATTAPASTVPFLPDDLLDARQGVFQKVLWEANRCYDNACYNACATMLRRLVEALIVEAYERHGIGTRIQNGNGDYLDFSALIGKATSEPVLRLTRNTKRVLPNVKFCGDLGAHNRMALVRKADLDRLHDGVRGAVEELSRAVAAGRA, encoded by the coding sequence GTGCTTCGCCCGCTGCTGGACAGCGTGGTGGCGGCGTTTCCCTTGAACGTGAAGGAGATGCTTGCTCTTATTGATGAACTCTCCATTAAGGCCGGGTCGGATCTTGAGGCCGTGCTCGATGCGCCCGAAGCGACCACGGCACCGGCATCCACGGTGCCGTTCCTCCCGGACGACCTGCTAGACGCGCGCCAAGGCGTCTTCCAAAAGGTGCTCTGGGAGGCGAACCGCTGCTACGACAACGCCTGCTATAATGCCTGCGCGACGATGCTTAGGCGGTTGGTTGAAGCTTTGATCGTGGAAGCTTACGAGCGCCATGGCATCGGCACTCGCATACAAAATGGTAACGGTGACTATCTGGACTTCAGCGCCCTCATCGGGAAGGCCACGAGCGAACCCGTTCTCAGGCTCACCAGGAACACCAAGCGCGTCTTGCCCAATGTGAAGTTCTGCGGTGATCTGGGCGCTCATAACCGAATGGCGCTTGTTCGCAAGGCCGACCTCGACCGGCTGCACGACGGCGTTCGAGGAGCGGTTGAGGAACTCAGCCGTGCGGTGGCAGCGGGCCGTGCCTAG
- a CDS encoding aspartate:alanine exchanger family transporter — protein sequence MLDPLVRLLAQNPLLLLFLVAALGYPLGQIQVRGSRLGVASVLFVGLAAGALDPSLALPEIVYMLGLAIFVYAIGLSSGRAFVASLRRDGIRNTGLAVFAVGLAVALSYLARRLLGLDASLTAGLFAGATTSTPALAAAMETLKQAAPGHALSEPVVAYSICYPFGVVGVVLAVRAAWWLWKPDLAGEARRLAEMGAGNEPLGSTTVRVTEDMGALTLEELVRGLRWHVIFGRLRRGDRLMLAAPDVRLEAGDLVTVVGTPAELARVVERLGVVADEPIDADRSEFDLRRIFVSSPEVAGRTVAELDLPRRMGVVITRVRRGDVDLLPAPALRLEVGDRVRVLGPVKQLPRVTTYFGDSYRAASEVDILTFGLGLALGLLLGILPLPLPGGVWVSLGFAGGPLVVALVLGTMGRTGGMVWHLPFSASVALRQFGLTLFLAGIGTRAGVGFLATFASREGLLLFAAGAAITFATSLAALFVAHRLMKIPMSLALGMVAGIQTQPAVLGYALDQTGNEIPSQGYAAVYPAATIAKLLLVQLLVAFG from the coding sequence ATGCTCGACCCCCTCGTCCGGCTCCTCGCGCAGAACCCGCTCCTGCTCCTGTTCCTGGTGGCGGCGCTCGGCTACCCGCTCGGCCAGATCCAGGTGCGCGGCAGCCGGCTCGGGGTCGCGTCGGTGCTCTTCGTGGGCCTCGCGGCCGGCGCCCTCGACCCCTCGCTGGCGCTCCCCGAGATCGTCTACATGCTCGGCCTGGCGATCTTCGTGTACGCCATCGGCCTCTCGTCGGGCCGGGCGTTCGTGGCCTCGCTGCGGCGCGACGGGATCCGCAACACCGGCCTCGCGGTCTTCGCCGTCGGGCTGGCGGTGGCGCTCTCCTACCTCGCGCGCCGGCTGCTCGGCCTGGACGCGTCGCTCACCGCCGGTCTCTTCGCGGGCGCCACCACCAGCACCCCCGCCCTGGCCGCCGCCATGGAGACGCTGAAGCAAGCCGCCCCCGGGCACGCGCTCTCCGAGCCCGTGGTGGCCTACTCGATCTGCTATCCGTTCGGCGTGGTGGGCGTGGTGCTGGCGGTGCGCGCCGCCTGGTGGCTCTGGAAGCCGGACCTCGCCGGCGAGGCGCGGCGCCTCGCCGAGATGGGCGCCGGGAACGAGCCGCTCGGCTCGACCACCGTGCGCGTCACCGAGGACATGGGCGCGCTCACGCTCGAGGAGCTCGTGCGCGGGCTCCGCTGGCACGTCATCTTCGGCCGGCTGCGGCGCGGCGACCGGCTCATGCTGGCCGCGCCGGACGTGCGGCTCGAGGCCGGCGACCTCGTCACGGTAGTCGGCACCCCCGCCGAGCTCGCGCGCGTGGTGGAGCGGCTCGGCGTGGTCGCCGACGAGCCCATCGACGCCGACCGGAGCGAGTTCGATCTCCGGCGGATCTTCGTGTCGAGCCCCGAGGTGGCCGGGCGGACGGTGGCGGAGCTCGACCTGCCGCGCCGGATGGGCGTGGTGATCACCCGCGTCCGGCGCGGCGACGTGGACCTGCTCCCCGCCCCGGCCCTGCGGCTCGAGGTGGGCGACCGGGTCCGGGTGCTCGGCCCGGTGAAGCAGCTCCCCCGCGTCACCACCTACTTCGGCGACTCCTATCGCGCGGCGAGCGAGGTGGACATCCTCACCTTCGGCCTCGGGCTCGCGCTCGGCCTGCTCCTCGGCATCCTCCCGCTGCCGCTGCCGGGCGGGGTATGGGTGTCGCTCGGGTTCGCCGGGGGCCCGCTGGTGGTGGCGCTCGTGCTCGGGACGATGGGACGCACCGGCGGGATGGTCTGGCACCTCCCCTTCAGCGCCAGCGTGGCGCTCCGCCAGTTCGGCCTCACCCTCTTCCTGGCCGGCATCGGCACGCGCGCCGGCGTGGGCTTCCTCGCCACCTTCGCCAGCCGGGAGGGGCTGCTGCTCTTCGCCGCCGGCGCCGCGATCACGTTCGCCACCTCGCTCGCGGCGCTGTTCGTGGCCCACCGCCTCATGAAGATCCCGATGAGCCTCGCGCTCGGGATGGTGGCGGGGATCCAGACCCAGCCGGCGGTGCTCGGCTACGCGCTCGATCAGACCGGCAACGAGATCCCGAGCCAGGGCTACGCCGCGGTCTACCCGGCGGCCACCATCGCGAAGCTCCTGCTGGTGCAGCTGCTGGTGGCGTTCGGCTGA
- a CDS encoding DUF554 domain-containing protein, translated as MLDLVARTSGTWINVAAIAAGTVVGAGVGARLPDRLGRTLMQVLGLVTLLVGLGMARGLDAVRAGPLPGIILALVSLALGAVVGELLQIEERLTAIGEAARRKVGGGGRFTEGFVTASLLFCIGPMAIVGSIQNGLTLDAQTLVLKSSLDGIAAVALAGVYGAGVGLSALPILLLQGGISVAAAAFARVLPDPATDPRVLAVGGAGGLLVAAIGVNLLLAGVGMEDRRVRVGSMLPALVIAPVLVVVLAGW; from the coding sequence TTGCTCGACCTCGTCGCGCGCACCTCCGGCACCTGGATCAACGTCGCCGCGATCGCGGCCGGCACCGTCGTCGGGGCCGGCGTCGGCGCCCGGCTGCCGGACCGCCTCGGGCGGACGCTGATGCAGGTGCTCGGGCTCGTGACGCTGCTCGTCGGGCTCGGGATGGCGCGCGGCCTGGACGCCGTCCGCGCCGGTCCGCTCCCCGGGATCATCCTCGCGCTGGTGAGCCTCGCGCTCGGCGCGGTCGTGGGCGAGCTGCTCCAGATCGAGGAGCGGCTCACCGCCATCGGCGAGGCGGCACGTCGCAAGGTGGGCGGCGGAGGCCGCTTCACCGAGGGTTTCGTCACCGCGTCGCTGCTGTTCTGCATCGGGCCGATGGCGATCGTCGGCTCGATCCAGAACGGCCTGACGCTCGACGCGCAGACGCTGGTGCTGAAGTCGTCGCTCGACGGGATCGCCGCGGTCGCGCTCGCGGGCGTCTACGGCGCCGGCGTCGGCCTCTCCGCGCTCCCGATCCTCCTCCTCCAGGGCGGCATCAGCGTCGCCGCCGCCGCGTTCGCGCGGGTGCTGCCGGATCCAGCGACCGATCCGCGCGTGCTCGCCGTCGGCGGCGCCGGCGGGCTCCTCGTCGCCGCGATCGGCGTGAACCTGCTGCTCGCCGGCGTGGGGATGGAGGATCGCCGGGTCCGCGTCGGCTCGATGCTGCCGGCGCTGGTGATCGCGCCGGTGCTGGTGGTGGTGCTGGCGGGGTGGTGA
- a CDS encoding glycosyltransferase family 87 protein, whose product MYVEGALRDAELAVVAGGADLPFYAWLYPPQALLVVYPLAAMPYLAAFAVAMSAGIAVVGVVVASATSGWRAQLGLTFAAPAMFLCVTHGQLSLLAIGLLGASLALLRSSPWLSGILVGLASFKPQLGLLFPVALLAGRHGRAFLSATAAAVLLAWASWLAFGPDVFRQWLGALPGARAIVEDGAVEFSKQASVLAAGRVLGLPVPYATALQGVALVCAAGAVGWAWRNVADPALQNAVLVTAAVLGSPFVLVYDHLLVVLALGWLVATWRRTAPLPWEVAVAAFAWAAPLLAMAVRLPLAAASSACLLALLLRRAVSLPSIRDART is encoded by the coding sequence GTGTACGTCGAGGGTGCGCTCCGAGACGCCGAGCTCGCGGTCGTCGCGGGCGGAGCAGACCTTCCCTTCTATGCATGGCTCTACCCGCCACAGGCGCTGCTCGTGGTCTATCCGCTCGCGGCGATGCCCTACCTCGCGGCGTTCGCCGTCGCGATGTCGGCCGGGATCGCCGTGGTCGGCGTCGTCGTGGCCTCGGCGACCTCGGGGTGGCGGGCGCAGCTCGGCCTCACCTTCGCCGCGCCCGCCATGTTCCTCTGCGTCACGCACGGTCAGCTCTCGCTGCTCGCCATCGGGCTGCTCGGCGCCAGCCTCGCGCTGCTCCGTTCGTCGCCGTGGCTCAGCGGCATCCTCGTTGGGCTGGCGAGCTTCAAGCCGCAACTCGGGCTCCTGTTTCCCGTGGCGCTCCTGGCAGGGCGCCACGGTCGCGCGTTCCTCTCGGCCACAGCCGCCGCAGTCCTGCTGGCGTGGGCGAGCTGGCTCGCATTCGGACCCGACGTGTTCCGTCAATGGCTCGGTGCACTGCCCGGTGCGCGCGCCATCGTGGAGGATGGCGCCGTCGAGTTCTCCAAGCAGGCCTCGGTTCTCGCAGCGGGCCGCGTCCTCGGGCTGCCTGTGCCATACGCCACGGCGCTGCAGGGCGTGGCGCTCGTCTGTGCGGCGGGCGCCGTAGGGTGGGCCTGGCGGAACGTCGCGGACCCCGCGCTCCAGAACGCCGTGCTCGTCACGGCCGCCGTGCTCGGGAGCCCGTTCGTCCTGGTCTATGACCACCTCCTCGTCGTCCTCGCGCTGGGTTGGCTCGTGGCGACCTGGCGTCGCACCGCGCCGCTGCCGTGGGAGGTCGCCGTCGCCGCCTTCGCGTGGGCGGCCCCCCTTCTTGCGATGGCGGTGCGCTTGCCTCTCGCGGCCGCAAGCAGCGCGTGCCTCCTCGCGCTCCTCCTGCGACGCGCCGTATCGCTCCCGAGCATCCGCGACGCTCGGACATAG
- the cysK gene encoding cysteine synthase A, producing MGRRYASILETIGNTPVVRINRLAPPKVNLFVKVEAFNPLGSVKDRLAIAVIEAAERSGALKPGQTVIEATSGNTGIGLAMVCAAKGYPLVLVMAESFSVERRRLMRFLGAKVVLTPAAERAVGMIRKTEALAAAHGWFMTRQFENEANPDYHSRTTAQEILADFAGDGLDYWVTGYGTGGTLKGVARVLRKERPETKIVVCEPSEAPLLGSGAAQSRNPDGTPAAPHPSFKPHPMQGWTPDFIPKLTGDAVDLKLVDRILAVPGPEAIRCAKELAAREGIFVGITSGGTFAGALEIAASAEPGANILCMLPDTGERYLSTPLFADVPSEMTEEEQSIARSVADAGPKA from the coding sequence ATGGGCCGACGTTACGCGAGCATCCTGGAGACGATCGGAAACACTCCCGTGGTCCGGATCAACAGGCTCGCTCCACCGAAAGTGAACCTGTTCGTCAAGGTCGAGGCCTTCAACCCGCTCGGCTCGGTGAAGGACCGCCTCGCCATCGCCGTGATCGAGGCGGCGGAGCGTTCGGGAGCGCTGAAGCCGGGCCAGACCGTCATCGAGGCGACCAGCGGCAACACCGGCATCGGCCTGGCCATGGTCTGCGCGGCGAAGGGCTATCCGCTGGTGCTCGTGATGGCCGAGTCGTTCAGCGTCGAGCGGCGCCGGCTGATGCGCTTCCTGGGTGCGAAGGTGGTGCTCACCCCGGCGGCGGAGCGCGCCGTGGGCATGATCAGGAAGACGGAGGCGCTCGCGGCCGCGCACGGCTGGTTCATGACGCGTCAGTTCGAGAACGAGGCCAACCCCGACTACCACTCGCGCACGACGGCGCAGGAAATCCTGGCCGACTTCGCGGGCGACGGGCTCGACTACTGGGTGACCGGCTACGGGACCGGTGGGACGCTCAAGGGCGTGGCCCGCGTGCTCCGCAAGGAAAGGCCGGAGACGAAGATCGTGGTCTGCGAGCCGTCGGAGGCCCCGCTCCTGGGCAGCGGGGCCGCGCAGTCACGCAATCCGGACGGCACCCCGGCCGCACCGCACCCGAGCTTCAAGCCGCATCCGATGCAGGGATGGACCCCGGACTTCATCCCGAAGCTGACCGGCGACGCGGTGGACCTGAAGCTGGTGGACCGCATCCTGGCCGTCCCCGGCCCGGAGGCGATCCGCTGCGCCAAGGAGCTGGCCGCACGGGAGGGCATTTTCGTGGGCATCACCTCCGGCGGCACGTTCGCCGGCGCCCTCGAGATCGCCGCCAGCGCGGAGCCGGGGGCCAACATCCTCTGCATGCTGCCGGACACGGGGGAGCGTTACCTCAGCACGCCGCTCTTCGCGGACGTGCCGTCGGAGATGACCGAGGAGGAACAGTCGATCGCGCGTTCCGTGGCGGACGCGGGCCCGAAGGCCTGA
- a CDS encoding aminotransferase class I/II-fold pyridoxal phosphate-dependent enzyme, with protein sequence MAIVSRRAAAADRAFEAVKSFYFSSRYGERRGDATIADFTFGNPHEMPLDGLVAAIREAAVPLDENWFAYKSSEEAPQAFLAETVGRELGLPLESADVALTAGAFGAISLAFRLLLDAGDEAIFNAPAWFCYEPMLLAADAVPREVALRAPRFDLDLEAIEAAIGPDTRLVIVNTPHNPTGRIYGRAELAGLAEVLERASRRIGRRVFLLSDEPYRRIRFDGRAFTSPAAVYPWTLVSYSYGKVLLAPGQRLGYLALSPLMPASDRQQLRDVMFASQMALGWCFPNAVMQYAVPQLERLSIDVAALARRRDALSAALGRAGHAVLPPEGTFYLWARWAGDPVRQWEALADDGIFVMPGTLMKQPDYFRISLTASDAMVTQALPYLARRA encoded by the coding sequence ATGGCGATCGTGTCGCGCAGGGCGGCGGCGGCGGATCGGGCGTTCGAGGCGGTCAAGAGCTTCTACTTCAGCTCGCGGTACGGCGAACGGCGCGGGGATGCCACCATCGCCGACTTCACCTTCGGGAACCCGCACGAGATGCCGCTCGACGGCCTCGTCGCGGCCATCCGCGAAGCCGCCGTCCCGCTCGACGAGAACTGGTTCGCCTACAAGTCCAGCGAGGAGGCGCCGCAGGCGTTCCTGGCCGAGACCGTCGGCCGGGAGCTGGGGCTTCCGCTCGAGTCCGCCGACGTGGCCCTCACCGCCGGAGCCTTCGGGGCCATCTCGCTCGCCTTCCGCCTGCTGCTCGACGCCGGCGACGAGGCCATCTTCAACGCGCCGGCCTGGTTCTGCTACGAGCCGATGCTCCTTGCGGCCGACGCCGTGCCGCGGGAGGTGGCGCTTCGCGCACCGCGCTTCGACCTCGACCTCGAGGCCATCGAGGCGGCCATCGGTCCGGACACGCGCCTCGTGATCGTGAACACCCCGCACAACCCCACGGGCCGGATCTACGGGCGTGCCGAGCTGGCGGGGCTGGCGGAGGTGCTGGAGCGCGCTTCGCGCCGGATCGGCCGCCGGGTCTTCCTCCTGTCCGATGAGCCCTATCGGCGCATCCGCTTCGACGGCCGGGCCTTCACCAGCCCGGCGGCCGTGTATCCGTGGACGCTCGTTTCCTACAGCTACGGCAAGGTCCTGCTGGCCCCGGGGCAGCGACTCGGCTACCTGGCCCTCTCACCGCTGATGCCCGCGTCCGACCGGCAGCAGCTGCGCGACGTCATGTTCGCGAGTCAGATGGCGCTGGGCTGGTGCTTCCCGAATGCGGTCATGCAGTACGCGGTACCGCAGCTGGAGCGCCTCTCCATCGACGTGGCGGCGCTGGCCCGCCGGCGCGATGCGCTGAGCGCGGCGCTGGGCCGGGCTGGTCACGCCGTCCTGCCGCCGGAGGGCACCTTCTACCTGTGGGCGCGGTGGGCGGGAGATCCGGTCCGCCAGTGGGAGGCGCTGGCCGACGACGGGATCTTCGTCATGCCGGGCACGCTCATGAAGCAGCCGGACTACTTCCGGATCAGCCTGACCGCGTCGGACGCGATGGTGACGCAGGCGCTTCCATACCTGGCCCGGCGGGCGTGA